From Topomyia yanbarensis strain Yona2022 chromosome 1, ASM3024719v1, whole genome shotgun sequence, one genomic window encodes:
- the LOC131696425 gene encoding uncharacterized protein LOC131696425, with product MPRDDLRILLKQERTLRSSVDNLKLFITNYRENRDRSSLEMRMAKLDQIYDKFLDVRMRIEVLTDEEEDDFAESVETEEERKSLRISITERREQDNVKVIRDFENEYYSLKQLLLTLAVPAGSSRDVVTTQSRVSSIPESQLRVKLPELKLPIFSGKLREWITFRDSFVSMIHDNEHLSTIDKFTYLRTSLTSDALREISSIELTAANYSIAWNSLQRTYENKKLIAKSYLDALFAVKPMDKESYEQLNRVVGEFETNLMMLLKIGEDTDGMSTILQHMVCQRLDSNILRSWENHHNSTEIPTYRNLIDFLKDQCMVLRSIGLGRSNQGESRKPVRLPTLSHIGAQPSASCPFCEEQVHSAFKCNKFTRLKVTDRVDEAKRKSLCLNCLSPGHIARFCSKGSCHTCRRSHHTLLHSGNPSNTQSKPNQNQQPQTGKKIQTPNPLPQQSQENPQIQGSLASTQQPARKTNSAASNTQPQTSSTTDYPSTSHTTVLSSNMQTVPNTVLLSTAFINISDGRGNTTVARALLDSGSQLCFMSENLVQNLNFQRRRECLPIKGIGQASTCSKQSVTARIRSRVSHYTMPLQLFVLTKVTADLPTRKLDVSKWKFPSGIVLADPEFFNPSTIDIIIGAEIFYDLLIEGQHKLDEEGPTLQNTQLGWVVSGSVSKGRSIDSTMAVVSCSEERLDDLLTRFWDLESCRTKGTMSVEGTLCEKMYDEMTTRDTSGRFVVTLPKKQYLIDRLGESRSIALRRFVSLERRLNANPSLKQTYSEFIHEYLDLKHMREVQVQPNEVESSPFPYYMPHHAVVRPDSTTKLRVVFNASCSTMSGVSLNDALMVGPVVQEDLLSTVIRFRIHKFAIVADIAKMYRMVNIASNDHRFQRILWRDSPSEPIRTFELTTVTYGTSSAPYLATKCLQRLAENGAELHSTASKILLKDFYVDDMLSGADSVEDGIKIYGEMNELLDPAGFTLRKWSSNSSEILAAIPEILKDDRTSLELDSSKSTIKTLGLSWEPSSDYFRFSVPQWNDSTEINKRIILSDFARLFDPLGLVGPVVVQAKIFLQDLWKQKCSWTETLCEELQHWWLEFRRNLIGLSTLKVPRWLAFGSDTISAEIHGFCDASEKAYGALH from the coding sequence ATGCCGAGGGACGATCTAAGAATTCTGCTGAAGCAGGAGCGTACATTACGGAGCTCGGTAGacaatttaaaattattcatcACCAACTACCGAGAAAACCGTGATCGAAGCTCACTAGAAATGCGAATGGCCAAGTTAGATCAGATTTACGATAAGTTTCTGGATGTAAGGATGCGTATTGAGGTACTGACTGACGAAGAGGAGGATGACTTTGCGGAGTCTGTTGAAACGGAGGAGGAACGGAAATCGCTGCGTATCTCAATTACAGAAAGGCGAGAGCAGGATAATGTAAAGGTTATTAGAGATTTTGAAAATGAGTACTATTCTTTAAAGCAATTATTGTTAACGTTAGCAGTTCCAGCAGGTAGTAGTCGCGATGTTGTGACAACACAATCTCGAGTGTCATCGATTCCTGAATCACAACTTCGAGTAAAACTTCCTGAACTCAAGTTACCGATATTCAGTGGTAAGTTGCGCGAGTGGATAACCTTTCGTGACTCATTCGTCAGCATGATCCACGACAACGAGCATTTATCTACAATCGATAAATTCACGTACTTACGGACATCCTTAACCAGCGACGCACTGAGAGAAATTTCTTCCATCGAACTTACAGCTGCAAATTATTCCATCGCTTGGAACAGTTTACAAAGGACCTACGAAAACAAGAAACTCATCGCCAAGTCTTACTTAGATGCTTTATTCGCCGTGAAGCCAATGGATAAAGAATCGTACGAACAGCTTAATCGCGTGGTTGGTGAATTCGAAACCAATCTCATGATGCTCCTGAAGATTGGGGAAGACACTGATGGAATGAGTACCATTTTGCAGCATATGGTGTGCCAGCGACTCGATTCGAACATTCTGCGGAGCTGGGAGAATCATCATAATTCCACTGAAATTCCAACATACAGGAATCTCATCGATTTTCTTAAGGATCAGTGCATGGTACTTCGTAGCATTGGGCTCGGAAGATCAAATCAAGGAGAATCCAGAAAACCAGTTCGTCTTCCCACACTGAGTCACATTGGTGCTCAACCATCTGCGTCGTGTCCTTTCTGTGAAGAACAGGTGCATTCCGCattcaaatgcaacaaattcacAAGGCTGAAAGTGACGGATCGAGTAGATGAAGCGAAACGTAAGTCGCTTTGTCTTAATTGTTTATCACCGGGACACATAGCCAGATTTTGCTCAAAAGGGTCGTGTCACACATGTAGGAGAAGCCATCACACCCTCCTGCACTCAGGCAACCCCTCAAACACACAGTCAAAACCAAATCAGAATCAACAACCGCAAACGGGAAAGAAGATTCAAACGCCCAACCCGCTACCACAGCAGAGTCAAGAAAATCCTCAGATTCAAGGCTCGTTAGCATCTACTCAGCAACCTGCTCGAAAAACAAATTCAGCAGCGAGTAACACTCAACCACAAACGTCGAGCACCACAGACTACCCTTCCACTAGCCATACTACAGTCCTCTCGTCCAATATGCAAACAGTTCCAAATACAGTTCTCTTGTCCACTGCTTTCATCAACATCAGCGACGGTCGTGGAAATACCACCGTTGCTCGAGCTTTGCTAGATTCTGGATCACAACTTTGTTTTATGTCTGAAAACCTTGTTCAGAATCTTAATTTTCAACGTCGTCGCGAATGCTTGCCTATCAAGGGCATTGGTCAAGCTAGCACCTGTTCCAAGCAATCAGTAACCGCTCGGATTCGTTCTCGTGTGTCTCATTACACCATGCCATTGCAGTTATTTGTATTGACAAAGGTAACTGCGGATCTCCCAACAAGAAAACTCGACGTCAGCAAATGGAAATTCCCCAGCGGGATCGTGTTAGCAGATCCAGAATTCTTCAATCCGAGCACGATAGACATCATCATTGGAGCGGAGATTTTCTACGATCTTCTAATCGAAGGGCAGCACAAGCTAGACGAGGAAGGACCAACTCTGCAAAATACACAACTAGGCTGGGTTGTGTCGGGAAGTGTCTCCAAGGGTCGCAGCATCGATTCCACCATGGCCGTTGTTTCCTGCTCTGAGGAGAGGTTGGATGACTTACTCACGCGATTTTGGGATTTAGAATCGTGTCGGACAAAGGGCACAATGTCAGTAGAGGGAACCCTTTGTGAAAAGATGTACGATGAAATGACAACGAGAGACACTTCGGGAAGATTCGTCGTAACCCTTCCGAAGAAGCAATATCTAATCGACCGTCTTGGAGAGTCCCGTTCAATTGCGCTTCGAAGATTCGTGTCTCTAGAACGACGATTGAACGCCAACCCTTCTTTAAAGCAAACTTACAGTGAATTCATCCATGAATATTTGGATCTAAAACACATGCGTGAAGTTCAAGTGCAGCCAAATGAAGTAGAGTCATCACCCTTTCCATACTACATGCCACATCATGCTGTTGTACGACCTGACAGTACTACCAAACTTCGTGTAGTCTTTAACGCATCCTGTTCCACAATGTCAGGCGTGTCTCTCAATGATGCCTTAATGGTAGGACCAGTGGTTCAAGAAGACCTACTTTCCACGGTAATCCGTTTCCGTATCCACAAGTTTGCCATCGTGGCTGACATAGCCAAAATGTATAGGATGGTCAACATCGCTTCGAATGATCATCGATTCCAAAGGATATTGTGGAGAGACTCCCCATCTGAGCCAATTCGGACATTCGAACTCACGACCGTCACCTACGGGACATCATCGGCACCATATCTGGCCACCAAGTGCCTCCAGCGCCTAGCAGAAAACGGAGCTGAATTACATTCGACAGCTTCGAAGATTTTGCTGAAGGACTTCTATGTTGACGATATGCTGTCTGGAGCAGATAGCGTAGAAGATGGCATCAAAATATACGGTGAAATGAATGAACTTCTGGATCCTGCGGGATTCACTCTCAGAAAATGGAGTTCGAACAGCTCTGAAATATTGGCAGCCATTCCTGAAATTCTTAAGGACGATCGTACGTCACTGGAACTGGACTCCTCGAAATCGACTATTAAAACCCTAGGGCTTTCGTGGGAACCCAGCTCGGACTATTTTCGATTCTCTGTGCCTCAGTGGAACGATTCTACTGAGATCAACAAGCGCATCATTTTGTCCGATTTTGCCCGCCTTTTCGATCCTCTCGGACTGGTAGGGCCAGTAGTAGTCCAAGCCAAGATATTTCTCCAGGATCTCTGGAAACAGAAATGTTCCTGGACAGAAACACTCTGCGAGGAACTTCAGCACTGGTGGCTGGAATTTCGACGCAACTTGATTGGACTTTCCACCCTCAAGGTACCTCGTTGGCTCGCTTTTGGCAGTGATACGATTTCAGCAGAAATTCATGGGTTTTGTGACGCATCAGAAAAGGCGTACGGAGcattacactaa